From a single Vanessa atalanta chromosome 26, ilVanAtal1.2, whole genome shotgun sequence genomic region:
- the LOC125074046 gene encoding uncharacterized protein LOC125074046, which yields MYFLLVTTSIMLNIYLFEATPQPDGYNPEINDQFEKTTTSDDKPYKSLNSNVIDENNEILDKEFESHKENKSELAKVENTTPVLSFYKKITFAIQLFLCTPKIKSVLTNIGTCIVNGVMEIVSFYLPAPLIPLLASAAGMIIPFEPVVMLRRQMPVTSYRRALKTAVNGFLNTFNVYKYDNDDEDPYMTRRFNRRFMDGPKDEVNTSKPFDE from the exons atgtattttcttttggTTACAACTTCAATTAtgcttaacatatatttatttgaagcaaca CCTCAACCAGACGGTTATAATCCGGAAATAAATGATCAATTTGAAAAAACCACAACATCGGACGACAAACCTTATAAATCCCTAAACTCTAATGTCATTGATGAGAACAATGAAATACTAGACAAAGAGTTCGAATCACACAAAGAAAACAAATCAGAACTAGCTAAAGTTGAAAACACCACACCCGTACtaagcttttataaaaaaataacatttgccatacaattatttttgtgtacACCGAaaataaaatccgttcttaCAAATATAGGAACATGTATTGTAAATGGGGTGATGGAAATAGTTTCTTTCTATTTACCTGCACCGTTAATACCTCTCCTAGCAAGCGCAGCTGGTATGATCATACCATTCGAACCGGTAGTCATGTTGAGAAGACAAATGCCAGTAACTAGTTATAGAAGAGCATTAAAAACAGCTGTGAACGGTTttctaaatacatttaatgtttataaatatgataacgaCGACGAAGATCCATATATGACGAGGAGATTTAATCGAAGATTTATGGATGGTCCTAAAGACGAAGTTAATACAAGCAAACCTTTTGATGAATAA
- the LOC125073873 gene encoding uncharacterized protein LOC125073873, whose product MNGGSELNGSVTVKVVIALEEVAESKQGQGDAANTCSFHQTSGQFQEHIDLQKISKIMFRNEKYNILKPTLHVVRDHFKDFIQKRNSGNFPTDKVYLDKNGFRHFWEGMEISRPKSLRKADLSDKAMTLNTDKENILLKLNKKEISTVNNFNKNDTTVKIKDKPRRKKKIEVDIFTPAKHSLREKSTVVKTTFFCPFFGVITMSTNVGNNFNNLKDTARH is encoded by the exons ATGAATGGAGGATCTGAACTCAATGGGTCGGTGACGGTGAAG GTGGTCATCGCACTGGAGGAGGTAGCAGAAAGTAAGCAAGGGCAAGGTGATGCCGCTAATACATGCTCA ttcCATCAAACATCTGGTCAATTCCAAGAACACATAGACCTACAGAAGATatctaaaataatgtttagaaatgaaaaatacaatattcttaAACCAACATTACATGTTGTAAGAGATCATTTCAAAGACTTTATACAAAAAAGGAACAGCGGAAATTTTCCAacagataaagtatatttagataaaaatggTTTTAGACATTTTTGGGAAGGCATGGAGATCTCTAGGCCTAAAAGTTTACGCAAAGCTGATTTATCTGACAAAGCAATGACCTTAAACACTGACAAAGAAAACATATTACTTAAACTCAATAAGAAAGAAATTTCTActgtcaataattttaataaaaatgacacaacagtcaaaattaaagataaaccaAGAAGAAAGAAGAAAATAGAAGTAGATATCTTTACTCCAGCTAAACATAGTTTAAGAGAAAAGTCAACTGTTGtgaaaactacttttttttgtCCATTTTTTGGTGTTATTACAATGTCTACTAATGttggtaataattttaataatctcaAAGATACTGCAAGacattaa